A segment of the Candidatus Nitrososphaera gargensis Ga9.2 genome:
TTGGCGAAAACGTGGTGGTGCAGTATGGGTGGGACACGCACACAGTTGACGGAAAAAAAGTGCGGAGCCCACACTACGACATACTCGGCTACACAATCAACATCGCGACGAAAATGACCACGCTTGCCAAGCCGGACCAGATAGTGATAGGCCAGATGGTTTACGACGTGCTGGACGACAGGCAAAAGTCCACGTTCCACCCACTCAGGATAAGCCCCGAAGTGTGGAACTATGTGAGCGACTATTCGCACGGGATATACCCACTTTATGGCACAGCCTGAGAGAGGCAGCAGCTAGAGAGAGTAGATATATATCGGAAAAACAAACTAGTAAAACTATTAGATGCGATCTATCGAATACGAGGACTCTTTTGTCAAGATTGCCGGCCTTATTGGAGGCGAGGAGTACGTCAAGGTGGCCAGGGCCCTCCTGAACACCGAGGACGTCACGGACGAGGAGATAGCGAGCGCAACGGGCCTGAAGATAAACATCGTCCGCAAGGTGCTGTACGACATGTTTGGCAAGGCGCTGATAACCGGCATCCGCGTCAAGGACGAAAAGAAGGGCTGGTTCGTCTATAGGTGGCGCGCCAAGCAGGACCAGGTTGACAACTTTATCGAGAACCAGAAGAAAAAGATCCTCGACAGGCTGCACAAGCGGCTGGAATACGAAGAATCGACCGAGTTTTACCACTGCGGCAACCGTGACTGCCCGCGCGTAAAGTTCGACGCGGCGGTCGAGCTGTTCTTCAAGTGCCCCAACTGCAAAGGCCCGCTCAACATGGTGGACAACACCAAGGTCAAAGAGGCGCTGCGCTACAAGATCGACCAGATAACGACCGACATTTCTTCAAAGAAATAATTTGGCTTTTGCCCGCCTGATATCCCTTATTTAGTTTGACAATATGTCTATGTCATGATAGGCGTTCACCAGCGTTCTGTAGAAGTGTTTGATTCCCCAATAACCAGAAAGCAGACGTACACATCGCTTCCCCGGCCGATCCAGTGCGCCCGATGCAACCATCTCGCCTACTGCAAGGTGATGTACGATCTAGGACAAGTGATCAAGGTAGAATTCCTCTGCAAGGCGTGCTGCGAAGCTAGCTAACTAACTGACCCGCGCGGATTTGAGCCTCTGCCACTGTTGTACATAGAGCATTTTCAATCCTCCTCCTGTCTGCATCAGGACAGAGAGGCGCACAAAAAGCACGACTCGCATAGGAGGAAGTGGACGTGCTTTGCTACCTCTGTTTTTCAATGATCGCGCTTGCAGTCTTGAAGATCCGCAGCCACATCGGCCACGTAAGCTTGCCCGTGTTCGTGTTCTGCCTGCTTGGGTGGTAGGACGCAAGCAATGTTTTTCCATCGACCTGATGGCGAGCCCCGTGCCCAAATGAGAGCCCCTTTGCTCCAACAGCTCGGCAGTAGGCGTCAAATCCAATCTTGCCAAGCGCAAGCACCACCCTGACCTTGTCCAAAAGCTTGAGCTCTGAGATGAGATATTGAGAGCAGTTCCGCAGTTCGGATGGCAGTGGCTTGTTGTCTGGTGGCGCGCAGCGCACCGCGGCAGTGATGTAGGCGTCCTTTAGCACCAGCCCGTCGTCCCTGCTCCTGCTTGTCGGCATGCTCGCAAACCCTGTTTCATGCATCGCCCTTGCGAGCCAGTCGCCCGAGCTGTCGCCGGTGAACATCCTGCCGGTGCGGTTGCCGCCGTGCGCTGCAGGCGCAAGCCCAACTATCAGCAACCGCGCGTTTGGATCGCCCCAGCTTGGCAGCGGCCGCGCCCAGTACTGTTCGTTTGCAAACCGCCTTACTTTGTCCTGACCTACCTGCCTGATGTACTGCGCCAGCCTCGGGCACAATTCGCATTTGGTTATCTGCGCGTTGAGCTTGCGCAGTTTCTCTGTATTCACGATAGCAAGTTTTTATCTATTATCGTAATAATCTTTTTATCACCCAAAAGGCAGTTCGTTCTACGTTTGTCCACTGACATTAATAATAATACTGGCAACGAGCTGGCACTGATCGCCGGCTCTGTGGTATTGAGCGACAACCCCTCCCAGCAGCTAAAGTACTGGAGGAAAAAGTTTGGTGTCAAGCAGGCAGATCTTGCAAGGAAGATGGACATCACGCCGTCCGTCCTGAGCGACTACGAGAAGGGCCGCAGGCCATCTCCCGGAGTCAACTTTATCAAGCGTTACTTGATCGCCCTGTACGAGCTTGGCAGGTCAAACAGCCACGCCGCTACGACAGAAGAAGAAAAGATGGCTCCAACGCCGGTCGCCAATGTACATATAAGCCAGCCCTGACAAAAGCTAGCTCACATATATGCCTCTTATTCTAGTATCAATGTATCCGGGCAGGACCAAAGAGCAGAAGGACGAGTTTGCAAAAGCTATAACCGACGCCGCGGTCCAGATATTAAAGACCAAGCCAGAACACGTTATCGTGGTGTACGACGAAAAGCCCAAGGAGAACTGGTTCCAGTCGGGCAAGCCGCTCTAGAGGATATGTACGATCCTGATGACCCAGAGCTCCAGACAATGGCAAGCGGGATCATCAACGCTGTCAAGAGATACTCTATCCCCTACGAGCGCCTCACGGGCCAAGAGATCTGGGAGGAGCTGCAGAGGAAGGGCTACAGATTCCCTGTGAGCGGCAGGCGCATAGATTTTCTGTACGAGTCTGCCCGGTGGTTCGACGCCCTTGATCTGGCGATAAAAAAGCTGAAAAGCGAAGCCCAGTAGCAAAAACTATTTTTATTTTGGGCGTCTTTTGTGCACTGCTTGGAGAAAAAGAAGAAAAAGAGAGTCGCGCTGGTGCAGATGCGTTCGTCAGAGGACAAACAGAAGAATCTGGACAAGTCGATCGAGTTTATCGCCGAGGCAGCTGCCAAGGGCGCAGATCTCGTATGCTTTCCCGAGTTCCAGATGGCGTTTTCGCCTGGCAGCCAGTCCGCGGCGCAGCTGGCCGCCGGCATAGCCGAAACCGTCAGGGGCAACTTTGTTTCAAAACTTGCAGAGGCTGCCAAGAAAAACAACATCGGCGTTATTGCGACGATCTATGAAAAGAGCGGCAGGTTCCAGCGCGTCTACGACACCGCCGTGATGATACGCCCCGCCGGCAAAGTGTCGTCGGTTTACCGCAAGCTGCACCTCTACAACGCGCTTGGGTTCAAAGAGTCTGCCAAGCTGGTGCCCGGAAAAAATATCGCCAAGCCTGCCAAGACAAATGCCGGCAGCGTCGGGCTCTTGATCTGCTATGACCTGCGGTTTCCCGAGCTGTCAAGGATCCTGACTGTCAAGGGCGCAGACTTCCTAGTCGCACCTTCCGCATGGGTCGCCGGCGAAATGAAGGAGGAGCACTGGCAGACGATGGTAAAAGCAAGGGCTATTGAGAACGGCTCGTACGTGGTCGCGCCCGACCAGGTGGGCAACATCTATTGCGGCAGGAGCATGGCAGTCGATCCGTTTGGCGTGGTGCTTGTCGATATGGGTCAGCGAGAGGGCGTCGAGGTAATCGAAATTGATAAATCGCGTGTGCAGCAGGTCAGAAAATCGCTGCCCCTGCTAAAGAACCGCCGTACAGACGTGTACAGATTATTATCGTACTAGCACGACAGCGCCAAGTGATGATCATTGTGGGATGTCTTCCAGTCGATCTTGCACTCGCGCTTGTCTAGGGGGCATGGGAACCTCTCCCTGCAATATTCGCACATGTGCGCGTGATCGCTGTACATCATCTTACTAATTGCAACAGGTGGTCGTTTTCTTATTAGGTTGATGCAAGGATGCTAGCGAAGCTTGTTCTAGAACTTCACTTCTTTTTTGATGGGCACTGCATGTTGACACATATTTTCCAATGCTTTGACCGCCTTGCAAAAACTACTCCAACTATCGGCCAGCCACACTCGGGGCACGCCTTGCCTAGCACCCTTATCGCGCCCTTCTGTGGCAGAGGCGCCGTGGCCTTGCAGCCGCCAGAATAGTTCGAGCAGCCGACGAACCTCTTTTTTGTCTTGTACGATTTTATCATGCGCAGCTGCCCCTTTTTGCACACCGGGCACGAGCCGATCATCGTTGCGGCCTGCGCGCCGTTCGCAGAAGAAGAGGCGGCGTTGCCTATCCGAGCGCCAATATCCACCTCTTTTTCAATGAACGCCGACAGCGACTCTATCAATTTATCGACAGCCTGCTCTATGACCAAAACGCTTTCGGCAGAACCCTGCTCTACCTTTTCCAGCTGCTCCTCCATCGATCTTGTCAGGCTTGTAGAGATTATGGCGGGCACGAACGTTCTCATAGAGTCAATGACTGCAAAGCCGAGGTCTGTCACCTCGATCCCGCCCCTGACCGAAGAAGCAATGTAGTTGCGCTTGAACAGTGTGGCAATGATGTCCGCTCTGGTAGCTTTGGTCCCTATCTGCTCCTGCTCCATCTTGGCAAGCAGGCTCGCCTGGTTGTAGCGGTAGGGCGGCTGTGTGAACTTTTCCTCCATATCTATGCCAAGGTTTTTTACTAGATCGCCCTTGCGCAGCTCTGGCAGCTCGTGTTGTTCCAGTCTGACATGAGGCTTGTAGAACACCATCCAGCCTTCATACACTGGCGACCTGCCTTGCGCCTTGAAAGTGTGGCTGTTAACATCTATCGAAACGTCAGTGTGCCTGCTTATCGCCGGGTCGCCAAACGTGGCAAGGAACCTTTTCACTACTAGGTCATAGACCTTGAATTCAAGGCTGCTCAGCTTTTGCTGCGGCGCTACGCCCGTGGGGTAGATCGCAGGGTGCGCCGGGTCTGTCATGCGCCCCTCATTTGGCACAAGGCGGCCCTTTGAGAGGAGCATCGATGTCAGCTGCCCGTAGCCTCCTATCCTTGACAGGCTGGAGATTATCTTGCCGTAGCCTATGGAAGGGGGCAGCTTTTGGCTTGACGTGCGGGGGTACGAGATCAGCGCCTGCAGATACAATTTTTCAGCTATTGCAAGCGTGTAGCCGGGGCCGAGCTTGAACAGCCTGTACGCTTCGCGCTGGAGGTCGCCGATGTTAAATGGCGTGGGCGGCCCGAGCACCGCCTTGCTGTCAACAACATCGCTCACCGTCCCGTCTCTGCCAATGCACGCGCTTACAATCGACTTAGCTTCTGCAAGCGTCCCAACCTTTGGCTTTTCGTACTGCGCTGAAAATGTCTGGTTGTTTTTTTCAAACTGCGCCGCTATTGTCCAGTATGGATCAGGGACGTGCAGCCTTATTTCTAGTTCCCTGTCGACTGCAAACGCAAGCGTCGGGCCCTGCACTCTGCCGATAGAGAGGTTGCAGTACCCGTTGCTGGCCATCTTGAGCGACTGGGCAAGCGCCCTTGAGAGGTTGACGCCATAGATAAAGTCAAGCATGTGGCGCGACCGACCGGCCTCCGCTAGCCCGCCGCTCGGCCTTTCTAGGCTGGCAAACGACTCCCTTATCTCCTCGTCGGTGAGCGTCGAGAATTTTGCCCGCAGCGCCTTCTCATACTTGCCGCCGCACGCGTATTGCAGGATGTTGTGACCTATCACCTCGCCCTCCTGATCATAGTCGCACGCGTGCACAAATGCCGACGCATTTTTTGATAATTCAGAGATGACTTTGATGGCTCTAGCTGCCCTTGGATTTTTGTCGACCGGCGCCCACTCCAAGTCGAGCACAGGATACACGCTCCTGTTCTTTGTCGAATCGGCAAGACCATAGAGGTGGCCAAGAGCACTGCACACCTTGTAGTGGCAATCACTATTTGCCACGTCAAAAACAGAAATCCCGGCTGGCTTTGACTCCTTTGGATCGCCCAGCGCCTGCGCTATCCTCCTTGCAGCATCGGGCTTTTCGCAGACGACGAGCGTGTACAAGAACTAGCCGATCTTGGAAGATATTGCAATATTAACAATCCGATCCCGCTTTTGGCTCTGATAGCGGCGGGCTATCCTACATCTGGCCATCGAAATAATTTATCTGCTTGTCCTCAGGCATAACGATGGCATAGATCATGGATCAGCGCAGCATGATTCTCTATAACAATAATGCAAGAAAGATATCTGATAAGTGATAAACCCTTTGTGTCCCATGATGCCAAAAAGCCCCAGAACTTGGAAAATTCTTCTTGCCCTGCAAGGAGCCTTGTGCTAATTTTTGCCGAGCCGCCGGGAAGAAGCATGTAACGAATCAGTTTAAGAAATTTTCTGGCAGACATGATAAATCCGTATCCTATTTTTTAGGATGCGCTGAACAGAATAGAATCCAGACTAGCGTTCCTTGCATTGGGGACCGTGCTGGTCATGGCAGCCGTCGCCTTTGTGTTAACAGCCAACGCGCAGCTAATCAATGCCGAGATCGCAAACATTGACTGCAACCAACAGCAGGAACAAAGGCAGAACTCGGAGCAAACCTAGCAAAATGAACAGAAGAACAAGCAGAGTTCAGAGCAAACCCTTCTGAGCGAGCAGAGCAGCGATCAAGACACAGGGCAAGATGATGAGCAGAACAGCCTGTTAGGTTCGATCAACAGACTGCTGTCTGGCAACCAAGAATCTAAAGAGAGCACCGATCAGGAGAACGAGCAAGAGACAGAACAGAATGCAGAGAACACTAATGAACAGAGCAACGAGCAAAGCGCTGATGCAGATCAGGATTGCGGCGCCGTCTCTGTTGCACCAGTAGTTGGCTTGGGCGGACTCTAAGCGAGTCTCAATCCTATCATTCTTTTTTCTTTTTGTCAATTCAATCTTCAGTTTTTTGTCTGGCAGAACAGGATATGTACAGATGACAAAAATCTCTATCCATTAGTATTCTATCTTAGGTTATTAAGAAACAATTTCAAGTTCTATTAATTATAAAAATGACTAATGCATTTTTACCACTGAAAGTGGTTGATAAAAAATTTGCCATTGATGACAATGAGCCTGTTCAAAAGATGCAAGAGAAATCCTCTGTCTATCTTCAAAGGAGAATCTGACGCTATTCCACATGGCCAGCGTAGGCATCAGGTACAACTTTGCCCTTCTTGAAAGATCAGGGATTTCAAGAAAGCAGTACTACAAAGGGCTCAGGGCGCTAAAAAATGTTGACCTTGTGCGCAAGTTTGGCAACAAGTACCTTCAGACTACGCTTGGCAAGCTGGTTTATCATGAAATCTTGAAGATCGAGAAATATGCCTATCACTTGAACGAGATGAAAATGATCGATATCCTGAAGGACTCCGGCCAGTTCAGCCAGCACGAGGTGTCGGCACTTATCAAGAAAATGAGCGATAGCGGGTAGGACTCGTTCCTATCGGACATCGCTAACGAAATGTGACATCATATCATCCGCCTGCTTGTTTTACCGCACACTATATACTACACACCGCCCCTGATTCTTCTGCTGCAACACTAATCAAGCTATTTATAATGCAAAAAACTATTTTCTACAGAGATGGCAAACAGCAAAGTCTGCGTTCTTGGTGCCGGCAGCACGAAATATGGAAAATTGAACGAAAGTATTATTGAAATTGCACTAAATGCGGCCAAGGACGCCATTGAATCGGCCGGGATCACTCCAAAGGACATTCAGGCAGGCTACATCTCTAACGTGTTCGGGGTTGCGGACAAGCAGGTGCACATGGCGCCTGTCATCATGAGCAACCTTGGCATCTCGCATGTCCCGGGGCTCACAATCGAGTCTGCGTGCGGCTCGGGCTCGGTCATGTTCAGGGAAGCCTATGCTAACGTGGCAGCTGGTTTTTACGACTGCGTCCTTGCACTTGGCGTCGAAAAGGTGACGCATACCGGCACGGTGCACAGCACCACTCTGTTTTCATACTGCTCTGACTTTTTCTACGAAGGTGGCAACGGCGCTTCATTCCCTGGGCTGTTCGCTTCGATGGCCCGCGCCTACATGAACACACACAAGGCGACCGAGGAGGACCTTGCACATGTCGCGGTCAAGAACCATGAAAACGGCCTGCTGAACCCAAAGGCGCATGTGCGCAAAAAGATCACGGTAGACGACGTTTTGAAATCGCCGGTGGTCGCATCGCCGCTAAAGCTGCTTGACTGCTGCCCATTCTCTGACGGCGCTTCTGCAACGATCCTCTGCAGCGAAGAGTTTGCGAAAAAGAGCGGCAGACCATACGTAGAGATAATTGGTTCTGGCAGAGGCGCTTCGCCGGCAGCAGTGCAGGGAAGGGAGGACATCACCACCATCCCAAGCACGGTCGCTGCAGCAAGGCAGGCGTACAAGATGGCCGGAGTGACTCCAAAAGACATCAACTTTGCAGAGGTGCACGACTGCTTTACGATAGCGGAGGTAATCGACATCGAAGATCTCGGGTTCTTCCCCAAGGGCAAGGCGGCCCACGCGGTGAGGGACGGGGCGACGCGCCTCAATGGCGAGATCCCGATAAACCCGTCAGGCGGATTGAAATCAAAGGGCCACCCGATCGGCGCGACAGGCGTCGGGCAGGTGGTCGAAGTGTTCGAGCAGTTCACCGGCATGGCCGGCGAACGCACGGTGCCAAACGCCGAGATTGCGCTCACACACAACTTTGGTGCCACTGGCGCAAGCGCCGCAGTCCACATATTCAAAAAAGTTGACAGGAAATGATGGAGAAATTGTCGTCAACGGAAAGCACACACCAGAGGTTCATTGAGGCTGCCAACAGGAAAAAGATACTTGCCCACAAGTGCGTAAAGTGCGGCCACATGATGCTTGAGACGGTGCTCTTTTGTGAAAAGTGCTCTGGCAGCAAATTCAAGCATGTGGAGCTTGAGGGGGCCGGCACGGTGGTGACATACACCATCCAGGCGGTTGCGCCTGAGGGCTTTGAGGATGCCGGCTCGTACGCTTGGGTCGTGTTCAAGGTAGACAACTCGCAGCTGAGAGCGTCAGGATTCCTGCCCGGCATCAAGGTCCCGGCCGACCTGCCGATAGGCACCAAGGTAAGAGTGGCCGGCTTTGATTCAAAGCACGGTCTGATGCTCCAGAAGTAACAACAACTGTTGTGTATGTATGTAACGCGGCACACCTAGCTTTTTCTTATATCCACCACCCGCGTCTTTATGCCTATGTACATGTTCGAATCAAAAGTGTATGAATGTCAAGCGTGTGGCCAGTTCTTTTTCTTCAAGCAGGATGCCGACGATCACACGAGCAAGACCGGACATGCCAGCTTTAAGGTGACAGATTGGACATCACCGGCGCAGCCATCGCCCCGGATCAACAGAGGCAAGGCGCCGATCTAGCATAGCGGCAGTTGCGCGTTTTGTAAAAAACTGTCAAGGAGACTTTTCTTATTCCAGTTATTGCAGGCTGCTAGCATATGCTATCTGCAGATGTAGTTTGCGGCAAGTGCGGCTCGGTGGTCTACAAGATGCGAATGCTCAAGTCGGTCAAGGACGCGCTGCGCGCGACAAACAACCGCTGCCCCGTGTGCGGCGCCGCGCTCAACCCTGGCGATTTTACTGTTGCAGTAAGCAAGCGCTAGCGCAGTCGATCGTGCTTGCGAAAGCCGCCATAGTATGCTAGCGCGGCAAGCGCTACCGCAATCAGATACCACGTGGGCACCACAAAGCTTCCAAAGTCTATTGCGCCCATGTGCATCGACGTCCAGTCCGTCCACTGCATCAAGAGCCCGCCTTTTGGATCGCTCTCAAGCGGCACGGCCCACCTGTTGACAAACCATGCAAAATCCTCAACCACTATCGCGGTGATGAGGTTGGCAAAGCCAATGAACATCGCCTTGATGCGCTTGTGCCGGCCGAGAAGCTTGAACGACATGTCGTCCCAGAGCGCGGCAAAGCTGATGAGGACAAATATGAAAAGCATCGGGAACAGATGATACTGGTACATGTTGCCAATAATGGGCTCGGTCTCTCTGCTCCTGTCGAAATTCGAGTCGGTGACCAGCACCTCGCCGTTTGAGATCTGAAGCGCAGGGTCCTTAATGTAATAGTATTCGAGGTGGGCAAAGCTGACTGCAAACACGACTCCAATGATTGTGGTTGCGATGAACTCGATCTTGCGTGCGCCCAGATGCTTTGCGATGTGCTCTCTCTTTGAAACGTGGCGGCTGTGATCCTCGTCTGTGACCATCTTGCTATTTTGTACGCGACCATCGCTATTAAGAAGAAGATACAAATTTTTTCGTAGCTCAGCTTTGTAGCAGCTTTTTGTACACAGAGTACAACATCCGGGGTTTTGCCGTTTTACTTCGCCGGCTGGTAGTAGTATAAGAAGATGGCAGGGGGAGACAAGCGCCAGCAGTTCGTGAGCCAGATCACCACAGCGACCGGCGTGGTCTACAACCAGCTCACGCGCCTCAAGATGCTCGACAAGAGGTTTGCCTCTATGGAGGCGTACTACCTAGAGCAGATAACCTCAAACATCAAGTCAGGCAACAACGCCCGTGCCAAGATCCTCGCCACTGAACTGTCAAATGTGAGGCGGCTCCGCCGAACTACGCAGCATACCGGCCTTGCGCTTGAGGCGATAGTGATCCGCTTCAGTACGATAAACGAGTTCGCCAAGATCCTCGACACCATCGACCCAACCATTGAGATGATAAAGGGAATCCACACGGAGCTGACCCGGGCCATCCCAGCTGCCAGCGAGGCGCTCTCCGAGGTCTCGACTGTGACCACGGACGTGCTGCTCAACGCAAACATCAAGGCAGACGCCAGAATCTCGACTCCTGTGGACGCAGATGCTCTTTCGATACTCAACGAGATCGAGGGGGTGCTTGAGGACGAGGCAAAGGCCAAGCTCCCAGAGGTGCCAACCAACATCATCCCGGTTCAAAAGCAGGAACAAGAAGAAGAGCAGCAGCCTGCCGAAGAGACGAGGGTGATGGTTGAAAGCTAACTAGCTAGACAATAGTTGACCTTTTGGTCAAGCCCAAGTAGGGCAGTAGATCGTACTGTTAGTTAAAAATATTTTACAAAGTAGTTTTAATCATTTACCTTGATAACGGGGTGCAATGGAACAGATGAGTTTTGATTCTCAAGCAAAGGATTCCAAGAAAGGCGGGGTCTTGGAGTCTGCGTCAAAGCGCGTCAGGATGATTTTCTCGGTGATGGCAAGCCCGAACAGGATCGATATACTGCGCATTCTCAATACAAAGGGGCCGCTCACCTATTCTGAACTCAAGGCGCTGGCCGGCTTCAAGTCAAAGAAAGAGTCGGGCAAGTTTGCCTACCACCTGAGGAAGCTGCTGAGGCAATTGCTGGTTGCCCTCAACAAGGCAGAGCGCAGGTATACAATAACGAACCTGGGCAAGCTCGTGCTGTCTCTGGCAAGGCAGATCGAGGAGCGCTCGATAATCGAGAGCGGCAAAATGTACGTGAGGACCAGCAGGCACACCATTGAGGAGTTCAACTCGCATAAGATAATCCAGTCGCTCGTGAGAGAGGCCAACCTGCCGCTGGAGCAGGCACACAAAATCACTGAGGAGGTCGAGAACAAGATCTACAAGTTCCAGACTGCCTACCTAACATCTTCTCTAATACGCGAGACAGTCAACTCTGTCCTCATAGAGCACGGCCACGAGGAGTATCGCAACAAGCTTGCAAGGGTGGGCCTTCCGTCCTCAGACATTGTCGAGATGCTCTCAGCCGAAGGCGCGACGGTGGACAGCGTCATGGCAAAAACTGCCGGCTCGGTCTTTTCCGAGTATCTGGTATTCAACACGCTGCCAAAGGACATCGCCGACATGCACCTGGCCGGTGAGATCAACATTTCAAACGCTGGAGTGTGGGGCCTGCTCCCAGACACGGTCTTTTTCGACCTGTCAGAGCTTGAAGAGGGGCTGGACCTAAAAGGGCGGTTCCTGAACGTGGCCAGAATCCCGGCGATCAAGAGCCCGGATGATGTAATAGCCGCGCTGCCGGCTCTGGTGTCGCTCCTTTCAAGGGAGGCTTCATCAGAAGTCGTGATTGAAGGCATTGTGCCAGCGCTGCTAAAGAACCTGAAAGACCCTGAAGACATTGCTTCGCGGTTTGCAAGAGCGCTGGCAGCTTCGTCAGCCGCGCCTTCGTACTCCGGCACTATAGCGACAATAGCAGTGCCTGACGGCATTGACGCGCGGCAGCTGAACGCGCTGCTCGATGGCTACAGGAAATACGTCGACGCGACGCCCGCGCCAAGGATAGGCCTTGCGATAGCAGCAGGCAAGATAATAATAAAGGACAACCTTGACCATGTGGCCGCAGCTGTGCGCAGCGGCGGCATCATTTCAATAGGCAGTAGTAGCGGCGGCGCCCGGGCAAGCAATGGCATCCGCAAATCAGGCAAGGGCGCAGCAGCGATGTCGTTCCATTCGCTTTCGATAAACCTGCCGCGGCTTGCATACGAATCAAATAAGGACGAAACTTATTTCAGGGCAAAGCTGGCGCTCATGATAAAGCCGTCGCTTGCAGCAATGTCGATGCGCAAGAAAACCATAGTCGACTATGCCAAGAGGGGCCTGCTCCCTTCGCTTGCAAGCGCCACTCAGTCAATGCAGAGGGGCACGTCGACAATAGTGATCAACCTTACTGGAGCCCGCGAATCGGTCTACAACATACTGGGCGAGTCTTCTTCGAGTGAGGTGCTCCAGAAGGTGCTCAAGACGGCCACCGAGGTGGCGGCCAGCCAAGGCAAGCAGCTTGGCGAGGAGGGGGCCGGCATTGCCA
Coding sequences within it:
- the nrdD gene encoding anaerobic ribonucleoside-triphosphate reductase; this translates as MSFDSQAKDSKKGGVLESASKRVRMIFSVMASPNRIDILRILNTKGPLTYSELKALAGFKSKKESGKFAYHLRKLLRQLLVALNKAERRYTITNLGKLVLSLARQIEERSIIESGKMYVRTSRHTIEEFNSHKIIQSLVREANLPLEQAHKITEEVENKIYKFQTAYLTSSLIRETVNSVLIEHGHEEYRNKLARVGLPSSDIVEMLSAEGATVDSVMAKTAGSVFSEYLVFNTLPKDIADMHLAGEINISNAGVWGLLPDTVFFDLSELEEGLDLKGRFLNVARIPAIKSPDDVIAALPALVSLLSREASSEVVIEGIVPALLKNLKDPEDIASRFARALAASSAAPSYSGTIATIAVPDGIDARQLNALLDGYRKYVDATPAPRIGLAIAAGKIIIKDNLDHVAAAVRSGGIISIGSSSGGARASNGIRKSGKGAAAMSFHSLSINLPRLAYESNKDETYFRAKLALMIKPSLAAMSMRKKTIVDYAKRGLLPSLASATQSMQRGTSTIVINLTGARESVYNILGESSSSEVLQKVLKTATEVAASQGKQLGEEGAGIAMVSDGSGVRFATLDSEKYGKVSLLQSQNTTSYSQGMTLNGKEILSDKGATQECIAIDKLLNGGFAATLDVTDLSAAEAKSAIEVAVAAELPFLRPRIKLAVCTTCGQRSKAVADKCEHCKSPHKLTMYS